TTTGCGGGAGCTGTCATTATAAAAAGAACGTCGTGCGGAGCTTGTGGAAGCGACTCTACCGCGCAAGTAATGAATTACTCCCGAAGTTGAGCTGCTTCCACAAGCCCCGCACGACGTTCAAAGTTCGAAGCGCGACGCTTACCCCTTATAGAACATCCATTTGCCCAGTTCGCGGTAGGTCACCTTCTTGCCGTACATGAGCACGCCCACACGGTAGATGCGCGCCGCCACCCACACCGTGCCGATGAAGCCCAGAATGAGCAGGAAGATGGACAAAGCCAGTTGCCACATCGGCACGCCAAACGGCAGGCGTATTACCATGGCGATGGGAGAGGTAAAGGGAATCATCGACATCCAGAAAGCTACCGGGCCGTCGGGGTTGCGCAAAATCACCGACAGGCCCACGATGTAGCTCAGAATGAGCGGCATGGTAATCGGAAACATGAACTGCTGGGTATCGGTCTGGTCGTCAACAGCGGCGCCCACGGCCCCGAACAGCGCCCCGTACAGCAGATAGCCGCCGAGGAAGTAGACGATGAAGCCGAAAAGGATAGTGCCGATGGGCAGATTGCCCAGCGTGCTGAAGATGTCGAAGCGCTTGCTGGGGTTCATTTGCGCGTTTTGCTGGCTCATGCCGCGGTCGAAGCGGCCGGCGGCGGTTTGGGGCTCGCCATCGGCAGAGGCCGCAGCCGCGGTGCCCGGTGCGGTGGTGGTCGTAGCGGCTACTTCCGTTTTGGGCTTGTCCTTATCGGCGCCCGTGAGCAGCGGCACAAGCACCGTGGAGGCGCCCACCGACAGCAGGCCCCACAGCAGAAACTGCGTCAGGCCAACGGCCGCAATGCCCACAATCTTGCCCATCATCAGGTCAAACGGCTTCACCGACGACAGCATCACTTCCATAATACGGCTCGACTTTTCCTCCCCTACCCCGCGCATAATCTGCACGCCGTAGATGAAAATAAACAGGTAAATGGCCAGCGCCAGCACGTAGGCCGTGCCCGAGGTGGCCAGGGCGTTGCTGTCGGCTTCTTTGCCGGTGTCGTCGAGGCTGGTGGCTTTCAGGTTCACTTTCGAGCGCAGGCGGTCGAGCTGCTCCTGCGAGAGGCCCGACTTCTGCATTTTCAATTCCGAGAACGCCTTGTTCAGGGCGTTTTCCACGGCCAGCTGCCGCTTCAGGCTGATGTTGCCTTTGCCGAAAAACTGCACGTCGGTGGGCTTTTCCACGTCGAGGCCCGCGGGCAGGTACAGCAAGCCTTCGTGCTTGGCTTTCACGAAGCCCTTCTTGGCCTCGGCCAGCGTGCCGGTGGCGGGCACAAAGCGCAGCTGGGGGGTGCTCACAAGACGAGCGGCGAGGTTGAGGCCGCTGTCGTCGCGCACTTCCACCACGTCGGTGCTATCGTCCGACTGCGCGAGTTTGGCAATGAACACCCCGAAGCCGGCCAGCAGCAGCGGCACAGCCAGGGTGAGGATAATAAAAGCTTTTTTGCGAACGCGCGTAAGGTATTCGCGTTGGGCAACGAGTAAAAATTTGGAGGCCATAATGAATGGTGGTGTCATGCTGAGCAGCGCGAATCATCTTATCACGTTCGCACCAGTCGGGTAAAGTCGGATTTCTGACGAAAGCAGCCGTGATAAGATGCCTGCTTCGTCAGCATGACAAGCGTTTTTAGGCGGGATCTTCCACCAGGGTTTCGGGCATGGTTTCGCGCACGCGCCGGATAAAAATCTCGTTGATGCTCGGGATTTTTTCCCGGAAGGCCTCTACCTCCACCGCTCCGATGAGGTAGCGCAGTAAGTCGTTGGGGCGCACGCCAGCGTGCAGTTGCACCCGGGCGTAGAAATGCCCGTTTTTGCGCTCCTTCTGTTCTACCACCTCAAAATCGGGATGCACCACTATCAGCTTGCCCTTGCCCTCTACCTCGTAGGTATTGGTCTTGAACTGGTCGCGAATCACGCCAATGGGACCGTCCAGCACTTTACGCGAGCGGTTAATGAGGGCGATGTTGTCGCACATTTCCTCCACCGATTCCATGCGGTGGGTCGAGAAAATGATGGTGGCGCCCTGCTTGCGCAGCTCCAGAATTTCGTCCTTAATCAGGTTGGCGTTGAT
This region of Hymenobacter sedentarius genomic DNA includes:
- a CDS encoding ABC transporter permease, with amino-acid sequence MASKFLLVAQREYLTRVRKKAFIILTLAVPLLLAGFGVFIAKLAQSDDSTDVVEVRDDSGLNLAARLVSTPQLRFVPATGTLAEAKKGFVKAKHEGLLYLPAGLDVEKPTDVQFFGKGNISLKRQLAVENALNKAFSELKMQKSGLSQEQLDRLRSKVNLKATSLDDTGKEADSNALATSGTAYVLALAIYLFIFIYGVQIMRGVGEEKSSRIMEVMLSSVKPFDLMMGKIVGIAAVGLTQFLLWGLLSVGASTVLVPLLTGADKDKPKTEVAATTTTAPGTAAAASADGEPQTAAGRFDRGMSQQNAQMNPSKRFDIFSTLGNLPIGTILFGFIVYFLGGYLLYGALFGAVGAAVDDQTDTQQFMFPITMPLILSYIVGLSVILRNPDGPVAFWMSMIPFTSPIAMVIRLPFGVPMWQLALSIFLLILGFIGTVWVAARIYRVGVLMYGKKVTYRELGKWMFYKG